The DNA window CCGAAGAATGGAATGCGACGGTCTATACAGATTACAAAACAATGCTCGAAAACGAAGAAATGGACGCGCTATACGTGTGCATTCCGCCCTTTGCACACGAAGATCAGGAAATCATGGCCGCCGAAAAAGGCATAGCCCTCTTCGTGGAAAAACCCGTATCTGTCACAATGGAAAAAGCCCGCGAAGTCGATGCGGCCATTCGCAAAAACAACGTCGTATCGTGCGTTGGATTTCAAGGACGCTATTTAGACATTATCGCACAGACAAAAGACCTGCTCAAAGACCGCCCCGTTGGCATGGCGATGGGATACTGGATGGGAGGGATGCCGCAAGTGCCCTGGTGGCGACGCAAAGAAATGTCCGGCGGACAGGCCGTTGAGCAAACCATTCACGTCACCGACATGGCGCGGTATCTCTTTGGCGACGTAAAATCCGTCTATGCGGCTGGACGTACGGGGCTGATGACCGATGTGCCCGACTACAACATCGAAGACAGCAGCGCAGCCACGCTCGTTTTTGAAAACGGTCTGGCCGCCACCATCTTCTCCGCGTGTTTTCTATCGGGCGGGCGAGGCAGAGGCGGCATTGACATCTTCACCAAAGACATGAACATCGAATATCGCGAGCGCAGATCCATCACCATCATTCAAAATGGCAATTCAGAACGGGTCGAAGTGCAAAACGATTACTGGCAAGACATGGACAATGACTTTATAGATGCCGTGCGCAAAGGCGACGACTCCGCACTCAAAACCACCTATGCCGATGCCGTCAAAACACAGGAAGTCGTCATGGCCGTAAACCGATCAATAGAAACGGGCGAAGTTGTTCAAATATCGGATATGTGAGGAATCACTGTAAAAACCGCTCGAGGCGATATCGCCTCAAAAAATCTATTCGAGCACCATCCAAAATCTCAATCGCCGCACATTCGCCGATTAAAGGCGCAAGCGTAACCCCACTGTGTGTCACAGACAAATAGAGATTTGGAACCCGTTGGGAAAATCCGAGAATCGGGTGTCCGTCCTTTGGAATCGGCCGACGCCCGCGCCGTACCTCGCGCACGGGCACGCCTTCAATCGCAGGCAAAAAACGCGCCACCGCATCGACCACCCGCTGCACTTCTTCATCGTACTGCCCAAGCGAACCGCCATCGTACACCCGACCGTGCGCCCCGCCGTGAAGCATCACCGAACCATCGGGCAACTGCCTGAAATTGGTCTGCGGAGGACAATCGCGGGGCGAATGCACCACCGATGCATTTTCAAAAACAGGCGGCACAGGCTCTGTCAAAATCGTACATCCAAACGTGTAATACATCGGTACATCGATATCTGCCATTGCCGCAAGACTTGCCGTCTCTGCACCCCCGGCAAGCACGACCGCATCACACGCAATCTCTCCCCTATCCGTCACCACAGCCGCTATATCCGGCCCCGAACGCGCCAGCCCTGTGACGTGTGTCCCAAAAAAAATATCCGCGTCCCATTCTCGCAACCGTTCAATACATGCTCCAACAACAACCCCTGTATCCGCGTGTCCCTCTATATCCGTATAAGAAGCTGCCGTCACAACGCCTGGCCTTAAACGCGGCTCTAATACTTTAACCTCTTCCCCATTCAGCAGACGGATGGGATATCCCCACGACTGCAAAACGCCTGCGCGTTCCACAATTTCTCGCGCCCCATCATCCGTAGAAGCCCACCGCAATTCACCGCCCCATGTCGCACTTTGAGGAATGCCCAATCGCTCGACAAATCGCGCCCACATATCCAACGAGCGTCGGTTGAAAAGGTGATAATGTCTGGGATTTTTGTCGCGCGCATTCATCCATGCAAAAGATACCGCGGTTGCTGGTTGAACTGCCGATTTCTTCCCAGGTTCACCCGCATCGATCAGCGTGACCTTTGCACCGCGTCTCGCCAAGTGAAACGCGATTGACGCCCCCACAATACCCGCACCAATCACAGCGATATTTGAAAAATTGTTCATTTCCCTTCACCATATAGAAAACGGGTTCCCCCCAAAGGCGAACCCGTTTTATCTTACCTCACAATTCAATTATTTATACACCGTCAACTCACCCGCCTTGTAACGCCCCCAGTATTCTTTGAGCACTGCCTTGATCTGCGGGCTTAAGATAATGCCGCCGATAATATTCGGAAACGCCATGCCCAGGATCATCGCATCGGAAAAATCGAGTACATTCTTTAATGCAGTGACCGAACCGATAAACACAAAACACACAAAAATAATGCGATACGCCAGAATGGATCTCAAACCAAAAAGATATTCCCACGCACGCTCGCCGTAATAAGACCAGGAGATCATCGTCGAATACGCAAAAAGCATCACCGCAAATGCGAGCACATAACGCGCTCCGGGAATAAACGAATCAAATGCCGCAGCCGTCATTTTGGCTCCTACGAGAGACCCGCTCTGTCCCTGAAACTCAGCCAACTGATACGCACCCGTAATCATACAGACCAATGCCGTCATCGAACATATAATAACGGTGTCGATAAAAGGACCGATCATCGCAACCATACCTTCACGCGCGGGTTCATCGGTCTGCGCCGCTGCGTGGGCAAATGCCGCAGAACCCAGACCAGCCTCATTTGAAAAAGCCGCCCTGCGTACCCCCTGGACCAGAACTCCCAGGAAGCCACCATACATAGCTTCTGGCGTAAATGCCTGTGCAATAATATTCGCAATAAGCGCGGGCACTTCGGTAATATGCGACAGAATAATAAGGATAGACGTGAGAACATATAGTCCACACATAAAGGGCACAATGCGCGATGTCACATTGCCAATGCGCTTAATACCACCAATAATCACAATAGCGACCAGCGATGCCAGAAAAAGCCCGATCACCCATTTATATGTCTTAAATTCTTCGGCCACAGTGCCGAGAATTTCAACCGTCTGATTTGCCTGAAACATATTGCCGCCACCCAGAGAACCGCCAATCGTCAACAGGGCAAATATGACGGCAAATGTCCGTCCCAATGGTCTGAGACCTTTTCCTGAAAGACCGTGCTCCAGATAATACATCGGGCCACCCGACACGCGGCCATCGGGATGGATTTTTCTGTGCATAACCGCCAGCGTACAGGATGCCAGCTTTGAAGCCATACCAAAAAAGGCCGTGACGACCATCCAGAAAACAGCACCGGGACCACCGGCACTCACAGCAATGGCAACGCCCGCAATATTCCCCAATCCCACCGTTGCAGACAGCGCACTGGTCAATGCCTTAAAATGCGAAATCTCACCCGGATGATCGGGGTGATCATATCGCCCGCGAATCACATTGAGCGAATGCCTGAATCCGCGAAACGTGATCCAACCAAAATAAAAAGAGTAATAGATGCCCCCCCCGGTCAGCACAATAACTATCAGTGGTAAGCCCAAACCAAAATCAAAGAAAAAAACCGAAAACAGAAAATTGGCTGCAGCCCCCAGATGTTCATTTAATGCGGCGATAAATATCTGTATAGCGCCATCCGATTCACCCGACGCTGCCCCCTGTGCAAATGCATAACCGGCCATGAACAGACCCAGAAGCACGGTGAACAGACAAAATTTTTTAGAAGACATAGACCCTCCTTTGTATCTGATTTATACTCCCCAATGGAAAACGGCATGAGACCAATGAAAGCATAATACAAACAAATTGGAGGGATGTATAGCACTTTTACACCCTCCGTGACTTTATCCTTGCACTTTCCCCTCGCGTTGAGCAGATTAAATATCCGGATAAAACAACCATACAATATGGAATACGCATGTCAAATTCACTACTTCATCGCTATCTGCCTTTTCTCAACTGGATTGGAGAACTCAAAGACCGGCACATCCTGCGCGCCGATATTATTGCGGGCATCACCCTGTCGCTGGTCTTGATCCCACAGGCCATGGCCAATGCCCAACTGGCCGAGATGCCGCCCTACTACGGCTTCTATGCATCATTTGTACCCATCATCGTCAGCGCCCTCTTCGGGTCTTCTCGCCAACTCTCCACAGGACCAGTCGCACTCGTCGCCTTGATGGTCGCCTCTGAATTGGGACAACTCGCAGTTGATGAACAGGCGTATATCGCCTATGCGATCCTGCTGGCTCTCATGGTTGGCCTGTTGCAATTTGGACTGGGCGTATTGCGCCTGGGCGTATTGGTGAACTTTCTCTCCCATCCGGTGGTACTCGGTTTTACCAATGCCGCAGCCATCATCATCGGCACATCGCAAATCGACAAATTATTTGGCGTCACTGTAGAACGCGGCGGAGCACATTACGAACGCATGATACGCATGTGGGACGTCATCTCTGCTGGCTCTCACTCCCCCACCCTGATCATGGGCCTCTCTGCCATCGCATTATTATTTATTTTGCGCCGCATCAGCCCGCAAATTCCGGGTGTGCTAATTGTCGCCATCACAACAACAGGCGTTTCCTATCTCATTGGATTCGAACAAAATTACGGCGGACAGGTCGTGGGCAACATCCCCGAAGGCATTCCCGCATTTGCACTGCCAATAATTGACTGGGGTATCGTACCGCATATTCTCAGCGCCACCATAACCATCGCACTCATTGGATATCTGGAAACCATTTCAATTGCCAAAGCCATCGCCACGCAAACCCGTCAACGCATTGACGCCAACCAGGAATTGCTCGCACAGGGATTGAGCAATATCGCCGGCAGTTTTTTTCAGAGTTTTCCCGTCTCCGGGTCTTTTGTCCGATCAACCGTCACATTGCGCGCTGGCGGACAAACCGGCTTTGCATCTGTCATCGCCGGGCTGGTCGTCATCCTGCTACTCCTCTTCTTCACCCAACTCCTATACCACATGCCCCTATCCACCTTAGCGGCAATCGTCATCGTCTCTGTCACCGCGCTGATTCACGTCAAACCCATTGTAAGCGCGTGGAAAGTACACAAACACGATGGCATTGTCGCCATATCTACATTTGCGCTCACCCTCATCTTCGCGCCACACCTGGACCAGGGCATATTGATCGGTGCGACCTTATCACTCGCCCTCTATCTCTATCGCACGATGAAACCGCGCGTGGCATTCCTCGCCCGCCATCCCGATGGCGCGTTTCGAGACGCAGTAGAACACAATCTGGAATTGTGCGATGCAATAGCCACCATCCGATTTGATGGCTCATTGTATTTCGGCAGTGCAGGCGCATTTGAAGACACTGTATTGGAACGAATCCGCGATCCCAAATTGCGCTATGTAGTTGTCGATGCCGAAGGCGTAAATGAGATTGATGCAACTGGAAAAGAAATGCTGGTCGGCGTAGTGCAACGGCTACACGAGGCCGGTATTGAGGTACTCTTCACGCATACCAAAAAACAGATCCTGGACGCGCTCAACCGCGCGGACGTACTCGAAGAAATCGGCCGCGACCGATTTTACACCACCCTCGATCGCGCATTGGCCCATGTTTGGGACGCCTTAGAAGACCAGTATCCCTGCGACAGATCGTGCCCTGCCGAATGTCCACTTCATCGCCCCAGACCAGATGGAGACGTATTTTATCGCGTGTAGAAAATCCGATCCTTTTGAGTGTACAAACTGTAACAATTTTAACAATTTATTACAATTTGCATGGGAACGAAGTGACCTTCTAATTTGTCTAAAACAATGCAGTTGCAAATGGGCTGACCTGCTGACTACTGAATGTCACAATTATTGTTGATTTTTTTTTGTAAAATGATACTTTAAGGAGTCTTAGTTTTGCATCGCAACAGATTGTCTCCCTTCAATTTCGGGCAATCTGATTCAATTCCAATACGAAACAGCGCAACTGTCCCCTTTCATCACAGGAGGAAGTCTATGAAGCGATTAAGTCTGTTTTTCTTTTTGTTCACAGCCCTGGCATTCTCAGCCAGTGCTGTTTTTGCCGGATCAACCGGTAAAATTGCGGGCAAGGTCGTGGAGAAATCCACAGGTGAAACCCTGCCCGGTGCCAATGTCGTCATTGAAGGCACCACATTGGGCGCAGTCACTGATCCCGATGGCAATTATTTCATCATCAATGTGCCGCCGGGTTCTTATACCGTCAGCGCGAGTATGGTCGGCTATCACAAAGCCACGCAAACCAATGTGCGGGTCTTTATCGACTTGACCACAACGGTGAATTTCTCCGGTGACTTCGGTCTTGTCGAAGAGACTATTGAACTGGCAGAGATCACGGTAGTTGCCGAACTCCCGGTGGTGCAGCCCGATATTTCCGCCAATGTCGCCAATATCTCCGCGCAGGATGTCGAAACCCTGCCAGTGACCAGCGTGAACGA is part of the Gemmatimonadota bacterium genome and encodes:
- a CDS encoding alanine/glycine:cation symporter family protein → MSSKKFCLFTVLLGLFMAGYAFAQGAASGESDGAIQIFIAALNEHLGAAANFLFSVFFFDFGLGLPLIVIVLTGGGIYYSFYFGWITFRGFRHSLNVIRGRYDHPDHPGEISHFKALTSALSATVGLGNIAGVAIAVSAGGPGAVFWMVVTAFFGMASKLASCTLAVMHRKIHPDGRVSGGPMYYLEHGLSGKGLRPLGRTFAVIFALLTIGGSLGGGNMFQANQTVEILGTVAEEFKTYKWVIGLFLASLVAIVIIGGIKRIGNVTSRIVPFMCGLYVLTSILIILSHITEVPALIANIIAQAFTPEAMYGGFLGVLVQGVRRAAFSNEAGLGSAAFAHAAAQTDEPAREGMVAMIGPFIDTVIICSMTALVCMITGAYQLAEFQGQSGSLVGAKMTAAAFDSFIPGARYVLAFAVMLFAYSTMISWSYYGERAWEYLFGLRSILAYRIIFVCFVFIGSVTALKNVLDFSDAMILGMAFPNIIGGIILSPQIKAVLKEYWGRYKAGELTVYK
- a CDS encoding Gfo/Idh/MocA family oxidoreductase; the encoded protein is MAVKVGFIGTGGISRPHRKHLKSMDDVEVVAMCDLEEDRVAKAAEEWNATVYTDYKTMLENEEMDALYVCIPPFAHEDQEIMAAEKGIALFVEKPVSVTMEKAREVDAAIRKNNVVSCVGFQGRYLDIIAQTKDLLKDRPVGMAMGYWMGGMPQVPWWRRKEMSGGQAVEQTIHVTDMARYLFGDVKSVYAAGRTGLMTDVPDYNIEDSSAATLVFENGLAATIFSACFLSGGRGRGGIDIFTKDMNIEYRERRSITIIQNGNSERVEVQNDYWQDMDNDFIDAVRKGDDSALKTTYADAVKTQEVVMAVNRSIETGEVVQISDM
- the sulP gene encoding sulfate permease, with the protein product MSNSLLHRYLPFLNWIGELKDRHILRADIIAGITLSLVLIPQAMANAQLAEMPPYYGFYASFVPIIVSALFGSSRQLSTGPVALVALMVASELGQLAVDEQAYIAYAILLALMVGLLQFGLGVLRLGVLVNFLSHPVVLGFTNAAAIIIGTSQIDKLFGVTVERGGAHYERMIRMWDVISAGSHSPTLIMGLSAIALLFILRRISPQIPGVLIVAITTTGVSYLIGFEQNYGGQVVGNIPEGIPAFALPIIDWGIVPHILSATITIALIGYLETISIAKAIATQTRQRIDANQELLAQGLSNIAGSFFQSFPVSGSFVRSTVTLRAGGQTGFASVIAGLVVILLLLFFTQLLYHMPLSTLAAIVIVSVTALIHVKPIVSAWKVHKHDGIVAISTFALTLIFAPHLDQGILIGATLSLALYLYRTMKPRVAFLARHPDGAFRDAVEHNLELCDAIATIRFDGSLYFGSAGAFEDTVLERIRDPKLRYVVVDAEGVNEIDATGKEMLVGVVQRLHEAGIEVLFTHTKKQILDALNRADVLEEIGRDRFYTTLDRALAHVWDALEDQYPCDRSCPAECPLHRPRPDGDVFYRV
- a CDS encoding FAD-binding oxidoreductase codes for the protein MNNFSNIAVIGAGIVGASIAFHLARRGAKVTLIDAGEPGKKSAVQPATAVSFAWMNARDKNPRHYHLFNRRSLDMWARFVERLGIPQSATWGGELRWASTDDGAREIVERAGVLQSWGYPIRLLNGEEVKVLEPRLRPGVVTAASYTDIEGHADTGVVVGACIERLREWDADIFFGTHVTGLARSGPDIAAVVTDRGEIACDAVVLAGGAETASLAAMADIDVPMYYTFGCTILTEPVPPVFENASVVHSPRDCPPQTNFRQLPDGSVMLHGGAHGRVYDGGSLGQYDEEVQRVVDAVARFLPAIEGVPVREVRRGRRPIPKDGHPILGFSQRVPNLYLSVTHSGVTLAPLIGECAAIEILDGARIDFLRRYRLERFLQ